From the genome of Phlebotomus papatasi isolate M1 chromosome 2, Ppap_2.1, whole genome shotgun sequence:
AAGCTATAATGCCATCTTATAATGGGTATCCCAGAAATCacgcaagatttaaattgaactgcatttctgaaataaaggtcttcaacgaataataaaaagggacagataatcctaaccggcttattgtaagtgagattcttaatgtgagccaactcggaatgcatgcaaattcgatttagagctgaagttgggggacgcattgaatcaaattcgtgaaattttacaaattttatatttaaactaaaatatcaaggattgggatagtgacaaaaaagtgatatataggtgaaatgtagaccagaatgttctctatagttttgccgtagaacttgatctaatcgattactcagaagccgagataatcgaggttgtttgtttctgaactcgttttttcgaccagagcgccccaagtgttcatttgatgaacttcaactatatcaaagaattgttgtattttgtgagactttccatttaaaactacattttaagtgtcttggtcgagaagaagtagtcaaattggcatctgaatagtttcaaagcgttattatgggaaaaaataaattgtttcacatttaaacgacaaaatcggacagatcgcattatctgatcgaaaaatgatgtatggacgaaatgtagacacaaatgtcctcttCAATCatgtcaaagtaatcatcaaaatcggttcagcgacagtcgggataattgaggttatgtgatattgaaattggtttttcgagtgtggcgcccctggtgttggtccaacaaagttcaaatgttctagaaagttgtagcattttgtgagatctttcgtttgagccctcactcatcaaaattggtcaaatagaaccggagatatgattttttgaagttcgtgaactttgacctctcatatctccggttttattaTAACTACAGCGCACTTAtgccccattttggaaacgtcctagactggactacaacactctaaaatttgattaacttgcacaattccatttttgagaaaaatgagtttgaattttgatgaattttgacgctatcgcagcgccacctgtggtgactttttgaacttccatctgaaagtgctcatcgagacgaaaccaaaaatccaaaatttaggtAATGtaacttagccacccatatattcgtgatccaggaagtgatgaaacacattttggccaagtttgagctcaatcgaacgacatgaaattttggtaggattatagtaggtgatattattaagaatctcacctaatatggtgTAAAATTAGGTGTTCGAAGTCAGAATATGTACGAAACCTGAAAGCTTTCCTCTATACACAAATATGgtattaatgtaaattttacaacacTGTGGTTACATTTaattacacagaaaaatgtttcataaaattatttggaaaaatttgtgaattcccactggGAACATACGAAATGCTCTTAAATCGTCtaatccactaaaaagtttgtaaaaggtTGGTTTTATTCACAAAATGAGTTCGTGACAAGATCACTTGACTATCATTTttagttcttttacaaacacttgTTCGTACATGTTTATTTGTCTGGCAAAACCTcacgaataaatgacaaaagTTAACGAACATTCTCCAATGTGTTTACAATGCTTACAAACATCTACgaacaaattttgtaaaacatcaaaaaatgctttaacattaggaacaatttttgtgaataaaatacctaaaatacaaacttttacaattttatttgaacATTATACGAATTACGTGCAATTCGTGAGTCCCCCCCCCCGGTGGgaattgacaaaaatttacgaacaataagattaattttatgatatactttttttttatccctttaactctttccggaccacaacatatccagcgaacgaatttcagtaaaactcactttattgtaagtcttagtggtcaaatatgatacttttgtagagaaagaattttctccgcctctgggaaattggaaaactcatgggtactctcgtccccaaaagaacgaaaaggagactaacttcaattttccaaaagtgaaTAATATCaactttgtgaattatttttgcgtgtcaaatgactcctttacaatgttgatcactaaaacaagaagaattattgaccagtatcttgtgggatgtccaggaagtgctaaaaaggacacccagctcctgcttgccaacagattcctcaaaatatttcacacaataacactttaaaacacatttctctcaacacgatatTATtctagacacattaagctttctcaagagccaaaaaaacgcttcctggacaatcagaattcaccaaaatctggaagaataggaaaaacttccctgaaagcaatttccctcgctgccaaatgtcaaaattatcggccatatttgcaaaaattttgctcccgcttggaattttcttacaaggttggtgtcaaaaagcaaatggcgggtattggcgggataaccttacattttacctctagatttttggggacgagagtacccataaagtttgaacaagttttttgaaaatttaagaaaaaattgtttttcgaatttatggaATCTGttattgttagttatcatacttattggccccgagaggtttttccttattctggtctagaaatatgaaaaaagtcacgatatctgcaaggaagcagaaaatcgaaacttcacgatttttgaccaaaaatatctaagctcaggagttaattgggatcctgcaaaaactattctagatttggacatccttatagtttgtacttatccagaagaatcggatttttatcgattctagatagtctaaaaaaattgttgtttccatgggtacccagggTACACAGTGCctaaaggagacgaaagagttaaggcctctacacattgggagcaatttttgtcaaaaattgcttttttgaaggaaattccctgcagcattgtagggggaaacgtcaaatttctgtcaaaaacgcaatttttgacgaaaattgctcccaatgtgtagacgcctttaaggacgattggaacaccggtgtcccataaagaaaataatttttcctgactacctacagttatttttttcttatgtttgtacgttattgaaaaatagaaggttgaaggaatctagaatattttttgcaagtctctagctatttactatgtagtaaatatttaagctcaaaaatggcgattttttaaattctcaaattaagtaattgattttgtttattttttaaacttctaattttttttaagcaaaacccttttggcaataaaaactacaatactcatacgtaatatttttcattaaagcgaaaaatattattcattggtattgtcagaaaaattacttaaatttttgggctatttttgtccctatcgttcatagaagcacaaaatacaccgaatcagattctgttggagtTTCccaggttagatgtaagacttatcattgattatgtttctcagtttaatttttattgctgattttcagtccgtaaaaagcaTAATCAGTGATATTTCCGAAATGGCGCGATTTTTATTTTCCCGCCAAACCCACCACATACCGAAACttgtaaattattattcatttttccaATAGATGGCAGCACGTTCAGTAATTTTTATCAAGTCACTTCCCTGATAATTTTTCGAGCGTCTTGTGAATTGATTATTTCCACTTTTTATTGCTTTCCAGAATATTACTTTTGCAGTGTGAGTTTACATTATTGTTGCTTTGAAGTCAGTTAATACAGTGCAACCAGTGAAAATGGCAGCAAAGGCTATTTGCGTTCTGACTGGGGATGTGAAGGGAGTTGTGGAATTCAATCAAGCGGTATGTAATGTCGCCGGTGGCCTTGAAGTGGCCCcagaatttgattaaaaaatttctatttcattGTTTATTTTTGCTCTCTCTTTCGTCGCAATGACTCTGCTATTTGTTATGTAATTTCTAGGATGCGGGAGCACCCGTTGTGCTGAGCGGCGAAGTGACCGGATTGACGCCGGGTCAGCATGGATTTCACATTCATGAATTCGGAGATGCCACCAATGGATGCACATCTGCTGGAGCCCACTACAATCCCCATGGCAAGGAACACGGTGGACCAGATAGTGCAGTGAGACATGCTGGAGATCTTGGCAATATTGTTGCTGATGCAAGTGGAGTCGCCAAGGTTGGAGCAAGAGACTTTTCAaagaggaattttccataaaaaaaaactttctcttTTGCAGGTTTCCATCTCAGATAAGCAGATTTCTCTGAGTGGCCAATACAATGTCATTGGTCGTACTTTGGTGGTTCATGCTGATCCTGATGACTTGGGTGTTGGAGGACATGAACTGAGCAAGACTACCGGAAATGCAGGAGCTCGTGTGGCTTGCGGAGTCATCGGCATTGCTAAAATGTAAAAAGTCATATTGCTAGATTGATGTTCCGGAGGAAACATCTGGCACGGGATACAGTGGAGCAAAAGCTAGGCTTTGGGATATCTTTATGAATTACGAACAAAAATATGCagaaaaattggaataaaatgaagtaaaataaaatggaTCAAGAATTGTTTAATTACGCGAAGTATGCGACGTAATTTAATCATTTGTTTGTGTGTCAAGTCGACGGCGCTGAATGTTGGCGCTCCTTTTATTCCTCCAAAAATCCTTTAAATAACTGagtatttgtaaaatttcttactAAATGTCTCTCTGGTTGGACTCTCCAGCAACCTCAAGTGATATCTCTGGAGAATCACATCATTCTGatcaattagaaaaaatatttctggacGATGATATTGAGGTTAGGGTGTTTGGCAAACGTTTCCGGGAATACCATTTCTTACCATAATCTCTCTTTCCAGGTGACATCTCTCTACCCATCGATGTGCCCAGACTGCTCCGAAAGGAATAAAAAGTCAGGTTTCCGGTATTTCTTTGTCAATGAGCACGAAGCTGTTTATAAATGCGAGAGTTCAGACTGCCTCTTTCCCTTCCGGGAgtttattttcaagaatttcacaGATAATACTGTATATCGGTATCAGAAAGTGTCCCAAGGAGATTTTAATACTCCCATAGAATTGCCAGGATTGAACTTTCCTGACAATTTCACTTACCTTCCGGAGCATAGCTTCCCTTTTAAATTTGCAAGTCCGAAAGCTACCCAAGAACCTCTGGGCTTCGATTTGGATTCTATTCTGAATGAGGAGAGTGATGATGGATCAGTTCAAGAGTTCAGTGACATTAAGGATTGGCTCGAAAAAGGATTAAATGTCACAGATTCTCCAAAACCCGAACAAGATATCGACAGAGATATCTTGGAAGCTAAAGCCATTCCTGTGCCCAAGAAACTTAGAAAATCCCTGAATCTCATTAAAGGGGAACCAATTGAGGAGGAATCTGATAACAAAGTTTTTACTCCTTTACCTACAAAACCAGCAAAATCAACTATCCGTGCTGCAGATTTTATAAAAACGATCAAAACCAAGACTTCAATTTGGGGCAAATCTGCCACATCCGTGTGGGCTTCTCAGCAGAGGATCTCGTCCGACATAAAGCTAGAAAAACAAAGACCTGCAATTTTGGAAGAAAGAAgcgaaaaagttcaaaaaacTGGATCTGCCCGTgagagaaaaattaaagttgAGCAAGAGGACAAGCCTTCCCAGAAGGATCCACCTCCGAATGTCAGGAGATCCCAGAGACTAAGCAATAAGGATTATCATACTGTATTCACGTCGAAGGGAATCAAGAAAGAAAAGATTTAAAGCgagaatttttgttttcaaactCCACAATTTGACCTTCCCGGACGGAAGTACTAGTATCCTCCCACTCGATTGAAGTACCCCCTGTCCTGTCTCTGACCCAAAGGATTCAAGTGGGCTCCTTGGTAGGAAATATTTTCGTTAAAACTGGAGGGTTTTCCCAAGGGCGGAGGAGGTGCAGAGATAGATCTCGATCTCTGACCACTAGCTCTGCCATCTCCGGCGAAGATCATTTCCTCATTGTTCAAGATGCTCGAGAAATCCCTTGAAGCATCTTTAGTGCCCACATCGATGGACATTTGCGATCTGTAGCGATTGGACGCAATTGCAGCGAGTCCTGAGGGCGCAAAATCTTCCTGGCCATCGGTCATTTGATATCCACGGCGATTGAGTTCCTCTCCAGGCACAATGGACGGATTGGCATAGGCTAGGTCGTTCCTGGACGGTCTAGGTCTGAGGAATGAAATTAGGGTGAGTACCGCTTTCTGAAATCCTTAAGACCCTAATAGACTCAAGctaatccttgagaatatttagccagCGAAATTTGGCTacaaagatttatcccaaactgtcatacattgAAGGCCTAGGATGCCTAGGATCATAAATTAAAggtcttttacaaaaatttccctttactaCTGAatttttacaggctaaatattctcgagaatcagcctgagtttatttAGGCcctaagctgtctacacattagacaaattattg
Proteins encoded in this window:
- the LOC129803368 gene encoding superoxide dismutase [Cu-Zn] → MAAKAICVLTGDVKGVVEFNQADAGAPVVLSGEVTGLTPGQHGFHIHEFGDATNGCTSAGAHYNPHGKEHGGPDSAVRHAGDLGNIVADASGVAKVSISDKQISLSGQYNVIGRTLVVHADPDDLGVGGHELSKTTGNAGARVACGVIGIAKM
- the LOC129803355 gene encoding uncharacterized protein LOC129803355 → MSLWLDSPATSSDISGESHHSDQLEKIFLDDDIEVTSLYPSMCPDCSERNKKSGFRYFFVNEHEAVYKCESSDCLFPFREFIFKNFTDNTVYRYQKVSQGDFNTPIELPGLNFPDNFTYLPEHSFPFKFASPKATQEPLGFDLDSILNEESDDGSVQEFSDIKDWLEKGLNVTDSPKPEQDIDRDILEAKAIPVPKKLRKSLNLIKGEPIEEESDNKVFTPLPTKPAKSTIRAADFIKTIKTKTSIWGKSATSVWASQQRISSDIKLEKQRPAILEERSEKVQKTGSARERKIKVEQEDKPSQKDPPPNVRRSQRLSNKDYHTVFTSKGIKKEKI
- the LOC129803366 gene encoding uncharacterized protein LOC129803366, with protein sequence MELQDQIYVLAGVFGGFSLILFLFVCYLMLSLSEIHSQMKSQNAQDRYDRRPRPSRNDLAYANPSIVPGEELNRRGYQMTDGQEDFAPSGLAAIASNRYRSQMSIDVGTKDASRDFSSILNNEEMIFAGDGRASGQRSRSISAPPPPLGKPSSFNENISYQGAHLNPLGQRQDRGYFNRVGGY